TGACGCTCGGCAGCGAGATGGCTGGCGGCATCGAGCACGTGTACGCGCAGCGCATCGATTTCCGCAACGCGCACTGGGCAAGCGACCCGCTGCGCAGCGCTATCCGGCTGAAAGCGAATCTGAACCGCGGCGGCTTCCTGCGCCACCTGTACGTGCGCGACGTGACGGTGCCGAACGGCGTGGATGCGCGCGCCCGCAAGAGTTCCCCGCCGGACGCGGCCAATCCCTTCAAGGGCCTGGCCACCGGCAGCGGCGCGATCGTCACGATCGACTGCAACTACGCGGCCGGCGACGATGGCGTGCGTACCCGTCCCACCGCGGTGTCGGACGTGCACATCTCGAACCTGCGCGCGCGGAACGTCAAGATGGCCGATGGCGAGTTCTCGTGCTGGCAGGCCGTGCTGATCCTGGGGCCCGTCGCCGCCAGCTTCAACGGCCCGGCCGGCACGGCGATTCCGCCGGTGACCAACGTGACGATCACCGACTGCGACTTCGGCACGCCGCGCAACGGCAGGGAGCCGGTGTACCTGCACAATGCGCGGGACGTGGTGCTGGCCAACGTGAAGATCGGCGGCAAGGTCGTCGACCGGAAATTTTCGGCCTGAATTATCCATTCGAGGGATCGTCATGCAACGAACGATAGTCCTGCTCGCGGCGCTCACCGTGGCTGCCGGCGCCCACGCCGCCGCCCTGGCGCCGATCCGCGTGATTCTCGTCGGCGATTCGACGATTGCCACGGGCAATGGCTATGGCGACGCGCTGTGCGCGCGCTTCAGGCCTGAAGTCGCCTGCGTGAACCTGGCGGCGAACGGGCGCAGCTCGAAGAGCTTCCGGGCCGAAGGCCGCTGGGACAAGGTGCGGGAACTGCTGCGCGATGGCGGCGACGATGGGGGCAACGATGGTGGAAAATTCAGTGCGCAGTATGTGCTGGTGCAGTTCGGCCACAACGACCAGCCGGGCAAGCGGCACGCGACCGACCTGGTGGCCGAGTTCCCCGCGAACATGGCACGCTATGCCGCCGACGTGCGCGCGCTCGGCGGCGTGCCGGTGCTCGTCACGCCGTTGACGCGCCGCACCTTCAGGGGGCCGTACCTGCGCGACACGCTGGCGCCGTGGGGCGCGGCCACGCGCAAGGCGGCCGCGCGGGAGCGCGTCGTCCTGCTCGACCTGAACACGGAGAGTGCGCAGGCCGTGCAGGCCATGGGCCAAGCAGGGGCGGATACGCTGGCGGTCGAACCGCCGGCGGTGCCCGATCCCGCCGGCAACAAGGTGAAAAACGCGTTCGACTGGACGCACCTGGGGCCGAAGGGTGCCGCCTTCTTCGGCGCGATGGTTGCAAAGGAACTGGCGCAGGCGGTGCCCGCGATCGCGCCTTACCTGGATACGGATTGATTTGGGTGTTCTACCAGACGGGAAGTGCCAGCGTCAGCAACCTGAATCCGGGATCGGTACATGCGTCCCCATCGTCGCTGATCAGATGGATCACGCGCTGCTTGCCATCGACCATCAGCGCCTCGGGCCGGAAACCGGCCGGCAGTGCAACGTCCAGCGGCACGGCCTTCGCGCCCGCGCGCCAGCCGAACAACGCGAATTTTTTCCCTGACCCGCTCGGGCCGGCGACGATCAGGTAGCCGCCGGTACCGGGAACGGCCTCGATGCTGCGAATGCCCAGCCCGCCGAGATCGAGTTCGACCGCATCGCCGAATTCCGGCTCGGCGTTCGCGCCGCCGGCGGCCACGAGCGCCTGCGGATTCCTGAGCGGCACGATGAGTGCGCGGCCACCGGGAACAGGATTGCGGAAACCGATCAGCAGGCCGCCGGCGGCGTCCGCCGCCAGGCCCTCGATGTTGAGGGCGCCCTTGCTTTCGGGAGACAGGAGCGCCACTTCGGCAAGGTGGTAGCGGATGCCGATGGGGTGCGCGAAGAGCTTCGGCAAGCCGGAATAAGCCGTTCCGGCCGGACGAAGGCTCGCCCCGCCCGTGCCCGCGCCGACTTCCGTCGCGAACAGGCGGCGCCGGTCCGGCCTGGGCTTGCCGTTCTTGTTCGCGCCGTGCGAAGTGAGCCAGTAGACGCGGTTGCCGACGCGGGCCGCGCCTTCGATGTCCGCCTCCTTCTCCACGCCCAGGAAAGCCTGGAGATTCAGGGTGGCGACAGGCTGGCCCGGGGCACGAAGGCTGTACACGCGCAGGACATTGTCCTCGTCGTTCGCGACGACGAACCTGTCGCCGTCGAGCATGACGGCGGCGGAGGCGTCGCACATGCCGGCATAGCGCGTGACCGCGGCAGCGGGCAGTGCGCAGATCACGGCCATCAGGATCGCGCAGGTTTTCACGGTAAAAGCGGACATGGCACCTCCATCACGTTCATCGACGCACGATGGGACCGGATTGCGTCGCCGGATCCGGACCCGCTCTCAGCGCGGGTAAGTAAAACCGGTACGGATATCCATCGGCGCGATGCGGCTGCCTTCGCGCACCATCAGGCGTTGGGGCGGTTCGACGCCGGCCAGCACGCGCGCCGCGACAGGCAGCCCTTCCCCCTTGCGCAGCAGCGCATCGCAGCGCTCGTAGACATTGGGGCAGTCCGTGGCCGCGAGGAGCGCCTGCACCACAGGTATCTTCCACAAGTCCACGCCGCCGGCATTGAACTGGCAGATCAGGTAGCCATCCTTGCCGCCGTAGCTGTGCACCAGCAGGCCCGGCAAGCCGTCCTTCTCGCCGTCGACGAGCGGCACCAGTGCCTGCATGTCGGCGTTGCGCAGCGCATCGGCGCGGCGGGCGATGGCGGCCTGCACGCGCCGCTTCATCATCGCGTGGTCGATCGGCTCGTCCTCGCGCAGCGTCCACACGCGGGCGGCGATCTGCGACTTGGCATTGTAGGCCGCGCGGGCCAGGAACTGGCGCGACGACGACTGCACGATCGCCGTGGCGCCGGGCTTCCTGAGTTCCTGGGGCTTGCCGTCGACCTTGTCGATGGCGGAGGCGTAGATCCACGGGTCGCCGGCCAGCAGGCCTTTTTCCTTACCCTGTTTGATGGTGATGATGAGCATGTGCGGCTTTCGTATTCAAGGACGGAATGATACAGCAAGGCGTTACGTGACAGAACGCGAGCAGTCAGGCACTTTTCGGTGACGGTAATACCGTTTGGACAAGTCGAACCCGGGCGCAATTTCCGGGTCGGCCGGCCTGATTCGAATCCAGCCTGTCGCTTTCGGAAAAAGCAAGTGTGATCGATGCGCGGCAATGCTTCGAACCAGCATATTCCAGATACCGGCACCATTCAGCATCGCTAAACCAGCTCATGCATGCAAGAGGCTCCATTAATACTATTCCACGAGGAAACAGCCGTATTTGCACGATTTACAAATTAACTTTTATTTTGCTAGTGTTGCAAATAACCAAAATATGGGTAGTTTCACCTGCATCGAGTTACCGCAAGGATGTGTCAATGCTAAAATGTTGTCTTATTTTTAACTAGGAATACGTATGAAGAAATTGGTACAGAAGATCGTCGTATCGGCGATCATGGCCGGTTTCGGCATCTCGACTGCCGTTGCCGCCGATGCCTGCCAGGACTGTTTCAAGAAGCGGTGGATTTATTTCAACGGCAACATCACGTTGCCGGCGGACTATGCAGCCCTGCAAACGCTGATCGTGCAGGCCCGGAAGGAAGGCTTCAACGGCATCGCTCTCAATAGCGGCGGCGATGGCTCCTTCACCTCGCTGGCCGGCCTGCCTCAGAATAAATACAATCTGATAATTGAAAACACGAAAAAACTGGTTGCACTGGCCAGCCAGAATAATATCGAACTCATTCCGGTGGCCGGCGGCCCGGAAGTGCCGGCCGCACTGAATTCAAACCTCGTCGAAGCCTTGCCGACGAATACCGTGTTTACTGTCGAAGGCAGCACTGGCCGGGTAAAGGACCTAACAAACAAGATTCCGGACGGAGGCTTCGATACGACAGCCGGATGGGGCATGGACACGGTAGTGACGGTGGATAAATCCGAAGGCCACACGCGCGCACCGGCGATCAAACTGACGCCGTCGGATGGAACGATCAAGTTACCGAACGGAGAACCCAATTACAACTCCAGGCTCGTCAAGAACCTGAAATTGCCGGCACATAAATCCTACAAGCTTTCTTTCTGGCTCAAGGCCAGCCCCGGTTACGTTACGTCGGACCTTTTCATCCAGATCCTCGATGTCGCTTCCGGCGCCCCGGCGTACAAGAACGGCCTGGGCTGGGCGCTCGGCAGCAATGGCGAGTGGGAAGCCAAGAGCAACCGGGAACTGTTTGCCGAAAACAGTTCGGACTGGAAGAAATACGAATTGATCTTCAATACCGGGAACTTCACGAATCTTAATCTGTGGTTCTCGAACCAGACCAAAGGCGACCCCGCCACGTTCGCCCTGATCGACGATGTCGAACTTTACGAGATCGGCCTTCCCAAACTGGTGGACCGCGCGAGTATCACGACGGTGGTAACCGGCAACGGAATCCAATACGCCAAAGGCCAAGATTACGCCATCGATTCGATCAATGGAAAACTGAACATACCCAAAGGAAGCAGGATAGCAAGTGGTCAGGACGTGACGGTTTCCTGGCATCAATCAGGTGTAAACCTCGCCGGACGATGGAACACGCCATCGACAGCGTGCACGGACGGATATTTCTATTGGCAGAATACGTTGCACAGGAATTTGTTCCAGCTGTTTGGAAACAAGTTCGGCGAAGGCAATACGAATAAATACTTCATGCCCTATGACGATATCCGCGTCATGAACTGGGACAAATCCTGCGCCACCGGGAATAATGCGGCAGATTACCTGGCTTCCACCGTCAACAAGGTGCGGTCCAACATCGTTGCCAATAATAAATCGGTCGAGATTCTCACATGGAACCAGATGTTCGATCCGCACGTGAATGCCAGGGCGAATTACTGGCAAGTCAACGGCAGCCTGGTGCCCTCATCCGTCAAGCTCGATTCGAATATCGTGGTGGTCAATTCGGCCGGTGGCGGCAGAACGGCCATGGCGGACGACAAGATCCGTGCCGCATCGCTCAATTTCTTTGCACGGCGCGGCCACAAGCAAGTTGCCGCCTTGTATCACGACAACCGGGACAGCGTGAAGAACTGGATCGAGATCATCAGCGATCCCATGACGCCTGCTCTAGACGGTGTGATGTATACATCATGGGTCTACAACAAGGAAGATCGTCTCCAGGGTTACAAGGAGCTCGAAGAAGTGGCGCGACTGCTTCGTGACAACCTTCCTGGCAAGTGGCCCGCCAGGCAGCCGTGATAGAGCGCCGATTCCACCCGATTGCGTCGCCAGCGGACATGCCGATGGCAGGCGTGCCGGCAGCGCACTGACCGATTTGGCCACCATGTTTTCAGGTTGAAACGGCGAATCGGCCATGAGCAATCGTGAATCAAAACAGCTCCTGCGCTCCGGGAGCTGTTTTTCATGGCGTCTTCCGGGCGGCACGCGAAGCGGTACGATCCGGCGACATCTCGACCGCAAGAACGGCGATGGACAAGAAGATTCAGCCTGTTTCGTACCGTTGGCACCGACGCAAAAAAGGCCTGCAACGCAACGTTGCAAGCCTTTCATGTGTCCTGCGAATCCTGGTGGGAAGTGCAAGTTTCGAACTTGCGACCCCTGCAGTGTGAATGCAGTGCTCTACCCCTGAGCTAACCTCCCGAAGAGGCATGATTATAGGGAAGACCATTGCATGACGTCAAGGCCCTTTGCATGGAAGCGCAAAGGGATTCCAATCCCGAATGTAAAAGTCCGGCGGATGCCATGCCGGCGTGCGGATAGGCCCCCCGATAGCGGCCGGGAGTGCTATGCCCCCAGCAGCCCGGCCCCGCCCAGCGGCACCGTCTCGAACCGCTCCCCGAACCCGGCGATCAGCGGCCGCCCGGCCACCAGCGCCTCCTTCACGGCCGGCAGGCCGAGCGAAGCCTTGTGGCTCTCCGCGCTGTCCCACGCCTCGGTGATCCACAGCGCATCGGCATCGTTCGGATCGGCGGCGACGATGTAGCTCAGGCAGCCGGGCATCGCAGCCGTCGCCTTCAACAGGATCGCGGCTAGCGCATCGCGCTGGCCGGGGGTGGTTTTGATTTTTCCGATGAGACCGTACATGGGTTTTTGCTCTTTTACTGGAGAAAGGATCGACTGGCAACCCGCCAGGGGAACGACCGCCATGGCCGCCACAAGGGTACGCCGCTTTGCTTGCATGGGCACTCGCGAAAGTTGGAAACGCCGGACATCGCGTCACGCTCGCAGCATAACGAAATTCTGCCGTTGCAAAATACGCGAATTGTCACCATCGCGGGTTGCCGTGCTGCCGATAGTTATGCAGGGTAATTAAAATTGTGACATCATGCCTGGTACTCGCTTTTCGCGAGCTTTACCAGAAACGCCCCGCCTCATGATTCCACCCGCCAGTCCCGCCGATCGCGCCAGCCCCGAAGTGCGCTTCGGCGCCCTGTTCGAGCAGGCGCCCGTCAGTATCCAGATCCTGGCACCCGATGGCCGCACGCTGCGCGTCAACAAGGCGTGGGAAAACCTGTGGCAGATCCATGAAGGCTCGGCGCTCAGAGCCCATGTCTTCAGCGCGGACTACAACGTGTTGCGGGACCCGCAACTCATCGCGGCCGGTATCGCCGCCTGCCTGGAGCGCGCGGTTGCCGGCGAATCCGTGACCATTCCAGCCATTCGCTACGACGTCGCGGCGCTGGGCGGGACAGGACCGGCGCGCTGGGTGACGGCGCGCGCGCACCCGATCAAGGACAGCCACGGCAACATCCTGGAAGTGATGCTGATGCACGAGGATATCAGCGAGCGGATCGAAGCCGAGACCGCCCTGCGCACCCGCGAAGAACGTTTCCGCATCCTCGTGATGGCGACCAACCAGATCGTGTGGACGAACACGCCGGATGGCCGCGTGCTCGAGGATTCGCCTTCCTGGCGTGCGTTCACGGGCCAGACATACGACGAATGGAAGGATTTCGGCTGGCTGGATGCGTTGCATCCGGACGACCGGGACGGCACCAGGGCGTTGTGGACCGCCTGCGTGGCATCGCGCTCGGTGTTCGAGACCAGGTACCGTATCCGCCGCGTGGACGGCTGCTATCGCTGGATGGCGGTCAAGGGCTTGCCGATCGTGGACGCGAACGGCGCCATCCGCGAATGGATCGGCGCCAATGCCGATATCCATGACATGGTCACGGCACAGGCCGGACTGCAGGAGCAGGACCGGCGCAAGGATGAATTCCTGGCGATGCTCGCCCACGAACTGCGCAACCCGCTGGCGCCGATCTCCGCGGCGGCTGAGGTACTGAAATTCTCCGCCGCCGACGAAGAGCGGGTGCGCCTGGCCAGCATGGTCATCGGCCGCCAGGTGCGCCATATGACTTCGCTGGTCGACGACCTGCTCGATGTGGCGCGCGTGACGCGCGGCCTGATCCAGCTGGAGACCGCATGCGTGCACGTGATGGACATCGTTGCCAGCGCCGTCGAACAGGCGCGGCCCCTGCTCGAGGCGCGCGGGCATGCCTTTGCGATCGACGGCGATGCCGGCGGCGCGCAGGTGCTCGGCGATGCGCACCGCCTGGTGCAGGTGGTGGCCAACCTGTTGAACAATGCCGCGAAATACACGCCGCGCGGCGGGCGCATCACGCTGGCGCTCGCGTGCCATGGGGCGGCGGTGACCATCGAAGTACGCGACAACGGCATCGGCCTCGACCACCAGCTGCTGCCGCACGTGTTCGACCTGTTCACCCAGGCGGAGCGGTCGCCCGACCGCACGCAGGGCGGCCTGGGCATCGGCCTGGCGCTGGTACGGCACATCGTCGCCATGCATGGCGGCACGGTGGCCGCGCATAGTGGCGGACCCGGCATGGGCAGCGTATTCACGGTGACGCTCGATACGGTGGCGCCCGATGCCGCCGGCGTATCCGCAAGTTCCGAAACGGCAAAGCAAACAGGGTAGCGCCGGGGAGCCTAGTGCTCCACCGGCCCGCAGCCGGCGGTTTGGTCCGCCCGCGGCAGCGCCAGCGTAAATGTGCTCCCCTGCCCCGGGCCCGCGCTGGCCGCGCGGATCGTTCCGCCATGCAGCTCGGCCAGCCGCTGCGCCAGCCACAGGCCGAGACCGAGACCGCCCTCGGCGCGGTCGGAAGTGAGCGCGGCCTGCGAATATCGCTCGAACAGCCGCTGGAGCAGCCCGGCATCGATGCCGACCCCGTTATCTTCGACGATCACTTCCACCTGCCGCGGCCCCGCCGCCAGCGTGAGCACGATGGTGCCGCCCGGCGGCGTGTACTTCGCGGCATTGTTGAGCAGGTTCGACACGATCTGCACCAGCCGCTTGTGATCTCCGCACACATGGGCCGGCCCGCCAGGCAGCACCACCCGGCAATCGTGGCGCCTGCGCCGCATCAGGTCCTGTACCTGGTCGAGCGAGCCGGCGATCACGTCGCGCATGTCGAGCACGGCGCGGTCCAGTGCGATCCGGCCGTGGCTCACGCGTTCCACGTCCATCAGGTCGTCGACCAGCGCCACGATCTGGCCGACCTGGGCGGCGATCACATTGCCGATCCGTTGCCGCTCTTCGGGCCGCGCGGCGCCACCCAGCCGCAGCACTTCCGCCGCCGCGCCGACCGGCGCCAGCGGGTTGCGCAGTTCGTGGGCCAGCGTGGCGAAAAAGACATCCTTCCTGTCATGCTCGGCGCGCAGGGTCCCGAGCGCGGCGTGCAGTTCGCGCTCCGCATGCGACCGGGCGGCATCGACCGCGGCCAGCCCGATCGCGAAGCGCCAGATGATCATCATGAACAGAACGACCAGGCTCCAGACGAACAGCGGCAGCGCCGTGCCGCTGTCGTACAGGCCGGCCCGGGCAGCCATGGCCGCGAGCGCGCCGGTGCCGACCGGCACCACGAACGCCAGCACCAGCAGCCGGCGCGAGATCCGCGCGCTGGGCAGCTCTCCCGTGACCGCCGCCATCAGGCCGTCGCGCGGATGCGCGAACAGGATACCCAGCGACAGCAGGATCACCTGCGCGGTGGTCAGCACGGAAGTGCCGCGCCCCGGCAGGAAGCGGAACAGCAGCGTGTCGCGGAACAGGTACCCTGCCAGGTTCAGGATCGCCAGCAGGAATACCGCCAGTGCGATGGCCTGGGCAAGCTTCATCCGCGTGCGCGCCGCGGCCAGCGCCAGCGCGCAGCCGAGCCAGAAAAACATGCCGGCCGTGACCGGCGACGACAGGCTCGTTGCCTGTTCGTGCCCGCTTCGCATCGGCACGAAGGGAAACGGCGGCCCGCCGGCGAGATAGCAGGTTTCGATGGCGAGCGCCAGCGCGATCACGGCCGCGGGCCATGGCAGCACGAGCGCCGGCCGCGCCGGCCACGTCCGTTGCGCCCAGAGCCCTCCCGCCATCAGCAGCGACAGGATCGCGGTTGCCGGCACCATGGCCGGCAAACCGGGAACGATCGAGATGAACGCTCGCTGTCCAGCCAGCCAGCCGCCGAGATTGGCGATGCCGATCGCCAGGCAGGCCGCGATGACGAGCGCCGATAGCGGCGAACGGCACTGCGGGGGTTCGTCCCGCTTGTTCACCGTATGAAGCCGCCTGCGCCGCCGCAACGGATTGCCGCAGCCGGCCTTCCTGCGCGTGCGACGTCCTGGACCGTGCGATCGGGATCGTTGTTCATGTTTTCTCCCTGCGTCGAAGCCGTCAGGTTACTGCGCTGCGCAGTGGAGAACTGTTCGATCAGGCACACTGGGGCGATGTCGCTGCCGCGCTGCCGCACTACCGTTCGTCAGGCGGCCACCTCCAGGCTGTGCGGCAGTTCGTCGGCCGGCACCGGCCTGAACAGATGGAAACCCTGCAGTTCGTCGCAGCCCAGGGCTTGCAGGATGCGCACCTGCGTCGCCGTTTCCACGCCCTCGGCGACCACCCGCATGCCCAGCGAATGGGCCATGGTGATGATCGCCTGGAAAAACACATCGCCGTTTTCATCCTTGCCAAGCCGGCTCGTGAACGACTTGTCGACTTTCAGCAGGTCGAAGGCCATGTTGTGCAGCATGGAAAGCGACGAGTATCCGGTGCCGAAGTCGTCCACCAGCAGCCTGACGCCCAACGCGTGGATGGCCTGCAGGTTGTCCGCGGTGCGCCGCGGATCGACCACCATCGACGATTCGGTCAGCTCGATCTCGACGGACGAGGCACTGATCCCATGGCGGGCAAGCGCGTCGCCGATACTCTCGCGGATATCGCGCTCGTTGAACTGCCGGCTCGACACGTTGATGGAAACAGGCACGCTGGCATAGACGCCCCCGGACCACCGCGCGATCTGCGCGCAGACCAGGTCGATCACCAGCTCGCCCAGGTTCAGTATCAGGCCGGTTTCCTCGGCCAGGCCGATGAATTCGTCCGGCGCGAGCACGCCTTCCAGCGGGTGATTCCACCGCACCAGGGCTTCCAGGCTCGTGACCTTGCTGGTCCGGCAGTCGACGCGCGCCTGGTAATGCATGACGAACTCGTTGTTGGCGATGGCGGCGCGCAGTTCCTTTTCGCGCCGAGTACGCGCGCGCATCGCATCGTAGAACGCCGAGTTGAACAGGTGGTAGCGGTTCTTGCCGGACGTCTTGGCCTCGTACATCGCGATATCGGCATGCTGGTACAGCGTTTCCATGTCCTTCGCATCGCAGGGGTACACGCTGATGCCGATCGACGTGCCGACCGAAGCGGTACCCTTCGACGTGGTGAACGGGGCCTGGAAGGCATGCAGGATGCGATCGGCCACGTGTTCCGCCTCCGATTCGTGGGCCAGCAGTTCGAGCACCACCACGAACTCGTCGCCGCCGAGCCGTATCACATGGTCGTTCGGGCGCACCGCCACCTTGAGGCGCTTGCCCACGTGCTGCAGCACTTCATCGCCGGCGCCATGGCCGAACGTATCGTTGACCAGCTTGAAGCCGTCCAGGTCAACGAAGAGCACCGCCAGCTTCTGGCCCGCCTTGTCCGCGCGTTCGAGCATGGCCGGCAACTGCCGCCGGATCCAGCCGCGGTTGGGCAGGCCGGTGAGGGTATCCTCGTTGCCCCTGCGTTCCAAGTCTGCCATGTGCGACTTTTCCAGCGTGACGTCGCGCACGGTGATGGCAAGCACTTCCTCCGACCTGACAACGCCCATGCGCAGGTGCTGCGGCTCGCTCCTGCTGTCCGGCTCGATCTGGAAATCCTCCTCGGCCGCGCCCTGCCGGAACGCCTTGTCCAGCAGTTCCTTGGCCGGTTGCGCGGCCAGCCCTCCCTGTATGCCCAGCAGGCGCTGGCCGATGACCGACTGGCGCGACGAACCCAGCATCGCGGCGCCGCGTTCGTTGCAGTCCACGATGCAGTAATCCACGATGACCTTGCCTTCGCCGTGCACCGGCTGGCAGATGAAGAAGCCTTCCGTTCCGCCTTCCGTGGCCTTGCGGTAGGCGGCCTGGGAAAGTTCGAGCTGGCGGCGCTCGCGATGGAAACGGACCGACATCGTCGTGGCGATGATCACGAACGCCGCCAGGACCAGGTTGGCGCCCGCCGCGATCTGGATGGACAGCAGGCGCCGCTCGTTCATCGCGGCCTGCGCTTCGGTCTGGTCCGCCGCCGCGATGACGACGATCGGGAATCCGTCCACCCTGGCCCAGGAAATGAAGCGGTTGACCGAATCGCCGAAATCCTTTCCGGACACGTAGATGTTTCCCGCCGACGTGTCGAGCGCGAAACGCAGCGACAGCGGAATGACCGGCGGCTGGCGCCCGGCATGCTCCGCGCGGAAAGCCCGGGACGCGCCATCGATGCCGTACGACGCGACGAAGCCATGCTGGCCGAGAATGCCGCCGTCGTAGGGCG
Above is a window of Pseudoduganella dura DNA encoding:
- a CDS encoding SAM-dependent methyltransferase, which translates into the protein MLIITIKQGKEKGLLAGDPWIYASAIDKVDGKPQELRKPGATAIVQSSSRQFLARAAYNAKSQIAARVWTLREDEPIDHAMMKRRVQAAIARRADALRNADMQALVPLVDGEKDGLPGLLVHSYGGKDGYLICQFNAGGVDLWKIPVVQALLAATDCPNVYERCDALLRKGEGLPVAARVLAGVEPPQRLMVREGSRIAPMDIRTGFTYPR
- a CDS encoding sensor histidine kinase, translating into MNKRDEPPQCRSPLSALVIAACLAIGIANLGGWLAGQRAFISIVPGLPAMVPATAILSLLMAGGLWAQRTWPARPALVLPWPAAVIALALAIETCYLAGGPPFPFVPMRSGHEQATSLSSPVTAGMFFWLGCALALAAARTRMKLAQAIALAVFLLAILNLAGYLFRDTLLFRFLPGRGTSVLTTAQVILLSLGILFAHPRDGLMAAVTGELPSARISRRLLVLAFVVPVGTGALAAMAARAGLYDSGTALPLFVWSLVVLFMMIIWRFAIGLAAVDAARSHAERELHAALGTLRAEHDRKDVFFATLAHELRNPLAPVGAAAEVLRLGGAARPEERQRIGNVIAAQVGQIVALVDDLMDVERVSHGRIALDRAVLDMRDVIAGSLDQVQDLMRRRRHDCRVVLPGGPAHVCGDHKRLVQIVSNLLNNAAKYTPPGGTIVLTLAAGPRQVEVIVEDNGVGIDAGLLQRLFERYSQAALTSDRAEGGLGLGLWLAQRLAELHGGTIRAASAGPGQGSTFTLALPRADQTAGCGPVEH
- a CDS encoding sensor histidine kinase, translating into MIPPASPADRASPEVRFGALFEQAPVSIQILAPDGRTLRVNKAWENLWQIHEGSALRAHVFSADYNVLRDPQLIAAGIAACLERAVAGESVTIPAIRYDVAALGGTGPARWVTARAHPIKDSHGNILEVMLMHEDISERIEAETALRTREERFRILVMATNQIVWTNTPDGRVLEDSPSWRAFTGQTYDEWKDFGWLDALHPDDRDGTRALWTACVASRSVFETRYRIRRVDGCYRWMAVKGLPIVDANGAIREWIGANADIHDMVTAQAGLQEQDRRKDEFLAMLAHELRNPLAPISAAAEVLKFSAADEERVRLASMVIGRQVRHMTSLVDDLLDVARVTRGLIQLETACVHVMDIVASAVEQARPLLEARGHAFAIDGDAGGAQVLGDAHRLVQVVANLLNNAAKYTPRGGRITLALACHGAAVTIEVRDNGIGLDHQLLPHVFDLFTQAERSPDRTQGGLGIGLALVRHIVAMHGGTVAAHSGGPGMGSVFTVTLDTVAPDAAGVSASSETAKQTG
- a CDS encoding DUF3616 domain-containing protein, which produces MSAFTVKTCAILMAVICALPAAAVTRYAGMCDASAAVMLDGDRFVVANDEDNVLRVYSLRAPGQPVATLNLQAFLGVEKEADIEGAARVGNRVYWLTSHGANKNGKPRPDRRRLFATEVGAGTGGASLRPAGTAYSGLPKLFAHPIGIRYHLAEVALLSPESKGALNIEGLAADAAGGLLIGFRNPVPGGRALIVPLRNPQALVAAGGANAEPEFGDAVELDLGGLGIRSIEAVPGTGGYLIVAGPSGSGKKFALFGWRAGAKAVPLDVALPAGFRPEALMVDGKQRVIHLISDDGDACTDPGFRLLTLALPVW
- a CDS encoding bifunctional diguanylate cyclase/phosphodiesterase, with product MDEMPGPALKSRALRAMRADSLPIFAWPFFGLIVACTCWVYLFQVLDAERTQFERRAYETATRIAVNQAAQLSRDLTMIDQILVLIGSHWQAVGGKPEQKTLDEVVGPDKAILNISVFSPRYEMLFTNSPSAWGEEELKTAGSLPFFAEQTKSGVDAMFIGAPRKLPGQDEYFVRFSRKILDASGNLAGVVVVALDSDSLMAPYDGGILGQHGFVASYGIDGASRAFRAEHAGRQPPVIPLSLRFALDTSAGNIYVSGKDFGDSVNRFISWARVDGFPIVVIAAADQTEAQAAMNERRLLSIQIAAGANLVLAAFVIIATTMSVRFHRERRQLELSQAAYRKATEGGTEGFFICQPVHGEGKVIVDYCIVDCNERGAAMLGSSRQSVIGQRLLGIQGGLAAQPAKELLDKAFRQGAAEEDFQIEPDSRSEPQHLRMGVVRSEEVLAITVRDVTLEKSHMADLERRGNEDTLTGLPNRGWIRRQLPAMLERADKAGQKLAVLFVDLDGFKLVNDTFGHGAGDEVLQHVGKRLKVAVRPNDHVIRLGGDEFVVVLELLAHESEAEHVADRILHAFQAPFTTSKGTASVGTSIGISVYPCDAKDMETLYQHADIAMYEAKTSGKNRYHLFNSAFYDAMRARTRREKELRAAIANNEFVMHYQARVDCRTSKVTSLEALVRWNHPLEGVLAPDEFIGLAEETGLILNLGELVIDLVCAQIARWSGGVYASVPVSINVSSRQFNERDIRESIGDALARHGISASSVEIELTESSMVVDPRRTADNLQAIHALGVRLLVDDFGTGYSSLSMLHNMAFDLLKVDKSFTSRLGKDENGDVFFQAIITMAHSLGMRVVAEGVETATQVRILQALGCDELQGFHLFRPVPADELPHSLEVAA
- a CDS encoding putative quinol monooxygenase; its protein translation is MYGLIGKIKTTPGQRDALAAILLKATAAMPGCLSYIVAADPNDADALWITEAWDSAESHKASLGLPAVKEALVAGRPLIAGFGERFETVPLGGAGLLGA
- a CDS encoding rhamnogalacturonan acetylesterase, which encodes MQRTIVLLAALTVAAGAHAAALAPIRVILVGDSTIATGNGYGDALCARFRPEVACVNLAANGRSSKSFRAEGRWDKVRELLRDGGDDGGNDGGKFSAQYVLVQFGHNDQPGKRHATDLVAEFPANMARYAADVRALGGVPVLVTPLTRRTFRGPYLRDTLAPWGAATRKAAARERVVLLDLNTESAQAVQAMGQAGADTLAVEPPAVPDPAGNKVKNAFDWTHLGPKGAAFFGAMVAKELAQAVPAIAPYLDTD